One window of Carassius auratus strain Wakin unplaced genomic scaffold, ASM336829v1 scaf_tig00012455, whole genome shotgun sequence genomic DNA carries:
- the LOC113073606 gene encoding C-C motif chemokine 2-like, giving the protein MTASRFIVFSAVVVLLCAVSLSEGLRIGPQRCCFSFSDRPMPVKRVAEYSMTSQQCPNEAVLFKTVKGHYVCARPTDSWVKGHIKIIDSRNIGRQGTL; this is encoded by the exons ATGACCGCCTCTCGCTTCATCGTTTTCTCCGCAGTGGTCGTGCTTCTGTGCGCAGTTAGCCTCAGTGAAG GTTTACGTATTGGACCACAAAGATGTTGTTTCTCCTTTTCGGACCGTCCCATGCCAGTCAAAAGAGTGGCTGAATACAGCATGACGAGCCAGCAGTGCCCCAACGAAGCCGTTCT GTTCAAGACTGTGAAGGGTCATTACGTGTGTGCCAGACCCACTGACTCATGGGTAAAGGGGCACATCAAGATCATTGACAGCAGGAACATTGGAAGACAGGGGACCTTGTGA